A single window of Eucalyptus grandis isolate ANBG69807.140 chromosome 1, ASM1654582v1, whole genome shotgun sequence DNA harbors:
- the LOC104414206 gene encoding lysosomal amino acid transporter 1 homolog: MSPNNADNEGTIEEPLLAGDLSEQSAPSPKTKNMLCLVSAVTFFGTFNLPNPLKVRASSVSRKQSGRVIQVGRKLLQVDEGNGFSGHVGVGSFLGWAMAAIYMGGRLPQICLNIRRGNVEGLNPLMFLFALIGNITYVASILVRSLDWSKIRPNLPWLVDAAGCVLLDILVSLWIQLQMYQNLS, translated from the exons ATGAGTCCCAACAATGCTGATAATGAAGGTACGATTGAAGAGCCGTTGCTTGCTGGAGATTTGTCAGAACAGTCTGCGCCATCACCGAAGACCAAAAACATGCTATGCCTG GTTTCTGCAGTTACATTTTTTGGCACTTTCAATCTCCCGAACCCATTGAAAGTTAGAGCAAGTTCTGTCTCCAGAAAACAGAGTGGACGTGTCATTCAAGTTGGAAGAAAGCTTTTGCAG GTTGATGAGGGAAATGGTTTTTCTGGACATGTTGGAGTTGGTAGTTTCCTTGGTTGGGCAATGGCGGCTATTTACATGGGTGGAAGGCTTCCTCAGATTTGCTTAAAT ATCAGGAGGGGAAATGTTGAG GGACTCAATCCATTGATGTTCCTTTTTGCTTTGATTGGAAATATTACCTATGTAGCAAG TATCCTAGTCCGCAGCTTGGACTGGTCAAAAATCAGGCCAAATTTACCTTGGCTGGTGGATGCAGCCGGTTGTGTCCTTCTGGACATTCTTGTATCCTTGTGGATCCAGTTACAAATGTATCAAAATCTAAGTTAG
- the LOC104417693 gene encoding LOW QUALITY PROTEIN: uncharacterized protein LOC104417693 (The sequence of the model RefSeq protein was modified relative to this genomic sequence to represent the inferred CDS: inserted 2 bases in 2 codons; deleted 2 bases in 1 codon; substituted 1 base at 1 genomic stop codon): protein MMLEISQKLKEPPLCGCHFGTSTPVSTEGIHVVDPPGKETAGEAPSVTPIIVNLDPPPKENPTPRLSEESEKRLAKMEERLCALQGYELKGADRLSPYTKTNFPENFQEPEFTRKYDGTGCPKTHLRYYMRKMARYADNLPFLIHTFQDSLEGIALTWFIALDIEELTSWEDLTNEFLQQYRFNTELAPTREELTRIEKKRNESFKAFAQRWRTMASQVKPALNEREMKQLFLKTLPPEYFQGLVFSGCQTFSQLVEVGEGVEWAMVEGKISTGGTKKFLARKDKEAAVEVALVQEPPFPRPSSTPTHKPIVIQGSSSRAYDNVKRPFRKDFSPLPRPLSKLLPMLLEKRMVAKEVPRDNPPRFAGFDMNKTCEYHMGERGHDVDDCNVLRYKVQQLLDKKILTFKEAQPNVQQNPLPNHAGGVNSISEETRASQQSLVVDASRLYNSLVLAGYYEGQDDVTPEEKLNRVRKMVAMGVIRRGEEEEGVVSMIMPSSFRSSFCKFACISRAKKVMPGISKTPALYEEGVIAMITPIVIELPDEEPVDDIKMEITEPTVIDLMAKEMSAIEVTGGNATPVTIELPPWEKDGVIVLENPPKFDPKAVPWDYGTTEVDTVTRSGRCYAPDKGIEKKAVTEEEAKQFLAIVKSSEFNVVDQLRKLPAQISLLELLKSSEKHRDILLKVLNEVHVPETIDEVQLEEFVGAILLKDQISFTDEDLPPEGPNHTKALHISVKHESTLVCRVLIDNGSALNICLLATLHRLGVDLGRIHAASQAVRAFDGMKKEVIGEIELELLIGPVLFQIPFQVLDIPSAFNFLLGRPWIHTAGAVASSLHQKVRFVVDNRLVTVHGESDFKIYHETAIPYVEPECTEESSFQTLELVSVIHVPTGSFTRAPELSRPAIAVGKIMLASGYNPAEGLGSHGQGVRKPIEARKNFKRRGLGYIEKRGGHNNRGSRGRYRGRGGRGGQGGRGGYRDQSERIAQTEEDEGHQSPFSLLLEETFPGPPRMLFEEEENIYGVTELFEEDVICAILACEEAESSEVMAVPPEHYIMHNHDKDACDSDVHEESPSGSDNTDDDDQKGIEREWNRHEESKPLTEEQTITINLGDAENVKEVKIGACLSESEAERMTNLLREYQDVFAWTYADMPGLDPEIVEHALPTDPNMPPKKQRLRRTKPELSKKIEEEVMKLLKVDFIEVTRYPDWVANIVPVMKKDGRIRVCVDYRDLNRASPKDDFPLPHIDVLVDSTAGFELFSFMDGFSGYNQIRMKEEDRSKTSFITPWGTFCYKVMPFGLKNAGATYQRAMVTLFHDMMHKEIEVYVDDMIAKSRRGEDHVKVLRRLFERLRKFKLRLNPAKCVFGAKSGKLLGFMVSKRGIEIDPSKVKAICDLRPPTTIKEVRSLMGRLNYVARFICQLSETAKPFFKLMKKNAKIEWNAECRGAFERIKHYLIHAPVLVPPLPKIPLILYLTIYDESLGAMLAQKRPNDGRECAIYYLSKKFTVSEMNYTEVERTCVALIWVLHGLRQYTLHHRILLVTKNDPIXYLLEKPALVGKLAKWQILISEFDVQSLGQKSVKGRAIADMLAENSERSRASDEDNDAEERILLVSSDKWTMYFDGAVNLAGSGTGAVLISPDGQHYPVAAKLTFPCTNNIAEYEACVLGLQAAVDMKIRKLQVYGDSTLIILQTEGKWQTHDSKLIPYHEFLGELTEEFQEISFEYLPRSQNQFADALATLSSMLQVIGGLDIEPLRIEILRRPAYCMMVKEEPDGQPWYHDILKYLRRLASKFFTSGDVLYKRSFDSTLLRCVDAEEADRLMKEIHEGECGPHMNGHFLVRKIMRLGYYWLTIESDCIQHVRRCHXCQIYGDRINAPPIELHQMSQPWPFSMWGIDVIGPINPKASNGHRFILVAIDYFTKWIEANSYVNVTAKNVAKFIRRDIIARYGVPEAIITDNGTNLNNKVVDGLFSEFRIKHLNSSPYRPQMNGAVEAANKNIKKILSKTAENYRDWHDRLPYALMAYRTSIRTSTGATPFSLVYGMEAVLPVEVEVPSLRILSQSTLDEXEWMQQRHEQLNMIDEKRLQAMCHGQCYQRRVAKAFNRKVRPRHFEVNDLVLRKVLPIIPDPRGKFTPNYEGPYVIKKILPGGAMILVEMDGSELPRLVNADAVKKYFP from the exons atgatgcttgaaataagccaaaaGCTAAAGGAGCCTCCCCTTTGTGGCTGTCACTTTGGAACATCCACTCCGGTGTCGACAGAAGGCATACACGTTGTTGATCCCCCTGGGAAAGAAACTGCTGGGGAGGCTCCTTCTGTCACGCCAATCATTGTCAATTTGGATCCCCCTCCGAAGGAAAATCCGACGCCCCGTCTAAGTGAAGAGAGTGAAAAACGCTTGGCAAAGATGGAAGAGCGACTGTGTGCCTTGCAAGGTTACGAACTGAAAGGAGCTGATAGGTTGTCTCCATACACCAAGACGAACTTCCCTGAAAACTTCCAAGAACCtgagttcacaagaaaatatgacgGAACGGGATGTCCCAAGACTCACCTTAGATATTACATGAGGAAAATGGCTCGCTATGCTGACAACTTGCCATTTCTCATACACACATTTCAAGATAGCTTGGAAGGCATTGCTTTAACGTGGTTCATTGCGCTGGACATTGAAGAACTCACTAGTTGGGAGGATTTAACCAACGAGTTCTTGCAGCAATACCGGTTTAATACCGAGCTCGCCCCCACGAGAGAAGAATTGACCCGtattgagaagaagaggaacgaGTCATTCAAGGCCTTCGCGCAAAGGTGGAGGACCATGGCCTCACAAGTGAAGCCGGCcttgaatgagagggagatgaaaCAACTGTTCCTTAAGACATTACCCCCTGAATACTTCCAAGGGTTAGTGTTCTCAGGTTGCCAGACATTTTCGCAGCTAGTTGAGGTAGGTGAAGGAGTCGAATGGGCAATGGTCGAGGGAAAGATTTCAACCGGAGGCACGAAGAAATTCTTGgcaagaaaagataaggaaGCCGCAGTTGAAGTAGCACTTGTGCAGGAGCCGCCTTTCCCTCGACCGTCCTCAACACCTACGCATAAGCCCATAGTGATCCAAGGTAGTTCGTCACGAGCATATGATAACGTCAAGAGGCCTTTTCGAAAGGATTTTTCTCCATTGCCGCGCCCGCTGTCAAAGCTGTTGCCCATGCTCCTCGAAAAGAGGATGGTCGCGAAGGAAGTACCAAGAGACAATCCCCCAAGGTTCGCCGGGTTCGATATGAACAAGACCTGCGAATACCACATGGGAGAGAGGGGGCATGATGTAGATGATTGCAACGTACTGAGATATAAAGTTCAACAACTTCTAGACAAGAAGATCTTGACTTTCAAGGAGGCCCAACCTAATGTGCAACAGAACCCTCTACCAAATCATGCAGGGGGAGTAAACTCAATTTCTGAGGAGACGCGGGCGAGCCAACAGTCTCTAGTGGTGGATGCTTCCAGGTTGTACAACTCCTTAGTGCTGGCGGGATATTATGAAGGACAGGATGATGTGACTCCAGAAGAGAAGTTGAACCGCGTACGCAAGATGGTAGCCATGGGGGTAATCCGAcgcggagaagaggaggagggggttGTGTCCATGATAATGCCATCATCATTCCGCTCTTCTTTCTGTAAGTTTGCTTGTATATCTCGGGCAAAGAAGGTTATGCCTGGAATTTCGAAAACCCCAGCTTTGTATGAGGAAGGGGTGATAGCTATGATAACCCCAATAGTGATTGAACTACCTGATGAGGAGCCCGTTGATGATATCAAGATGGAAATCACTGAACCCACGGTGATCGACCTTATGGCCAAAGAGATGTCGGCAATTGAAGTCACGGGAGGGAACGCAACGCCAGTCACGATAGAATTGCCACCTTGGGAGAAAGATGGAGTGATAGTGTTGGAGAATCCTCCCAAATTCGATCCCAAAGCTGTACCTTGGGACTACGGAACAACTGAGGTGGACACTGTCACGCGATCAGGCCGCTGTTACGCCCCTGATaaaggaatagaaaagaagGCCGTGACCGAGGAGGAGGCGAAGCAATTCCTGGCCATAGTAAAATCTAGCGAGTTCAATGTGGTAGATCAACTGCGGAAGTTGCCAGCCCAAATCTCCCTCCTAGAGTTGTTGAAATCCTCCGAGAAGCACAGGGACATCTTGCTGAAGGTCCTCAATGAGGTGCACGTACCCGAAACAATCGATGAAGTCCAATTGGAGGAGTTTGTTGGGGCCATTCTACTAAAAGACCAAATCTCCTTTACTGATGAAGATCTCCCCCCTGAGGGCCCTAATCATACCAAAGCGCTACACATTTCGGTGAAGCATGAGAGCACTCTTGTTTGCAGAGTGTTGATCGATAATGGTTCGGCACTCAATATATGCCTGTTGGCTACGCTCCACCGTCTTGGCGTTGATCTTGGAAGAATTCATGCGGCAAGTCAAGCTGTGCGGGCTTTTGACGGGATGAAGAAGGAGGTGATAGGGGAAATTGAACTTGAGCTGCTGATTGGCCCTGTACTTTTCCAAATCCCGTTCCAAGTGCTAGATATACCAAGCGCTTTTAATTTTCTACTAGGGAGGCCATGGATTCACACGGCAGGTGCTGTTGCCTCCAGCCTTCATCAGAAAGTACGGTTTGTGGTGGACAATAGGCTTGTCACAGTCCATGGAGAGTCTGACTTCAAGATCTACCACGAGACAGCAATCCCTTATGTGGAGCCCGAATGTACTGAGGAATCCAGCTTTCAAACATTAGAGCTGGTGTCTGTGATTCATGTGCCTACAGGCTCTTTTACAAGGGCTCCCGAATTATCTAGGCCAGCTATAGCTGTGGGAAAAATCATGCTGGCAAGCGGATATAATCCCGCGGAGGGTCTTGGATCGCATGGCCAGGGTGTGCGAAAACCAATTGAAGCTCgtaaaaacttcaaaagaagagGCTTGGGATATATCGAGAAGCGGGGAGGCCACAACAACCGAGGAAGCCGTGGAAGATATAGAGGCCGAGGTGGCCGAGGTGGCCAAGGAGGCCGAGGCGGGTACAGAGACCAGAGTGAACGCATTGCCCAGACTGAAGAGGACGAGGGCCATCAAAGCCCGTTTTCCCTGCTGCTGGAGGAGACGTTTCCAGGACCCCCAAGGATGTTGTTCGAGGAAGAGGAGAATATCTATGGTGTGACCGAGCTATTCGAGGAGGATGTCATATGCGCCATCCTGGCGTGTGAAGAAGCCGAGTCCTCTGAAGTCATGGCTGTCCCTCCAGA gcattacattatgcataatcatgataAGGACGCATGTGACTCAGatgtgcatgaagaaagtcCCTCAGGTTCTGATAACACGGATGACGATGATCAGAAGGGGATCGAGCGCGAGTGGAATCGACACGAAGAATCGAAGCCGTTGACTGAAGAGCAAACAATCACCATAAATCTGGGTGATGCAGAGAATGTTAAGGAGGTAAAGATCGGAGCCTGTCTCTCAGAATCAGAGGCAGAAAGGATGACTAATCTTCTGAGAGAGTATCAGGATGTGTTCGCCTGGACATATGCCGACATGCCGGGATTGGATCCTGAAATTGTGGAACATGCTTTACCAACGGACCCCAATATGCCacccaagaagcaaagactcaggagaactaaaccagagttgtccaagaagattgaagaagaagtgatgaaACTACTAAAAGTAGACTTTATTGAAGTGACTCGTTACCCtgattgggtagcaaatatcgtgcccgtaatgaagaaagatggaCGAATCAGGGTGTGTGTTGACTATCGCGACTTGAATCGAGCAAGTCCCAAGGACGACTTTCCGCTCCCACATATCGATGTTTTAGTTGATAGTACAGCgggatttgagttattctccttcatggatggCTTTTCCGGATATAACCAAATTcgtatgaaggaggaagacagaaGCAAGACATCATTCATAACTCCTTGGGGAACTTTCtgctacaaagtgatgccttttGGTCTAAAGAATGCTGGGGCAACGTATCAGAGGGCCATGGTCACgttattccatgacatgatgcacaaggaaATCGAAGTATACGTCGACGACATGATTGCGAAATCGAGACGTGGTGAAGATCATGTTAAAGTCTTGCGAAGGTTGTTTGAACGTCTTCGGAAGTTCAAGTTGCGCCTCAATCCCGCAAAATGCGTTTTTGGAGCGAAATCTGGGAAACTATTAGGATTCATGGTTAGTAAAAGgggcatagagattgatccgTCGAAAGTTAAAGCCATTTGCGACTTACGACCCCCAACTACCATCAAAGAAGTCCGCAGCCTAATGGGACGACTTAATTATGTGGCGAGATTCATTTGTCAGTTGTCTGAAACGgcgaagccattcttcaagctcatgaaaaagaatgcaaagatcgAGTGGAACGCCGAGTGCCGGGGTGCCTTTGAGAGGATAAAACATTATCTCATTCATGCACCAGTCTTAGTGCCCCCACTCCCCAAAATTCCCCTGATTTTGTACTTAACCATATATGACGAGTCATTGGGAGCTATGTTAGCCCAGAAGAGACCAAATGATGGGAGAGAATGCGCAatatactacttgagcaagaagttcacTGTTTCCGAGATGAACTATACggaagttgagagaacttgcGTGGCTTTAATTTGGGTCTTGCACGGGCTACGGCAA TATACACTTCATCACCGAATCTTGTTGGTGACGAAAAACGATCCTA GGTATCTCTTAGAAAAGCCGGCTTTGGTTGGGAAGTTagccaaatggcaaatcttaatttctgagTTTGATGTTCAAAGCTTGGGACAAAAGTCTGTTAAAGGTCGAGCCATAGCAGACATGTTGGCAGAAAATTCCGAGAGGTCCAGAGCATCTGATGAGGATAATGATGCAGAAGAGCgaattttacttgtatcaagCGACAAATGGACGATGTACTTTGATGGTGCGGTTAACTTAGCCGGGTCAGGTACTGGGGCAGTTCTTATCTCTCCGGATGGACAACATTACCCCGTCGCTGCTAAATTGACGTTCCCTTGCACGAATAACATTGCTGAATACGAAGCATGCGTTCTTGGCCTCCAAGCCGCCGTCGATATGAAAATTCGGAAGCTGCAAGTTTATGGCGATTCAACCCTTATCATCTTACAGACTGAAGGCAAATGGCAAACACATGATTCTAAATTAATTCCGTATCATGAGTTCCTAGGAGAATTGACggaagaattccaagaaatatcattcgaatacttaccaaggtctcaaaatcagttcgCTGATGCCCTAGCTACCTTGTCTTCGATGTTGCAAGTAATTGGAGGCTTGGACATTGAACCACTGAGAATCGAAATCCTTCGGCGCCCGGCTTATTGTATGATGGTTAAGGAGGAACCAGATGGACAACCTTGGTATcacgacatcttgaagtatctgCGAAGG CTGGCATCGAAATTCTTCACCAGtggagatgtcctctacaaaagGTCCTTTGACTCAACATTGCTAAGGTGTGTTGATGCTGAAGAAGCTGATCGtttgatgaaagagatacaCGAAGGGGAGTGCGGcccccatatgaatggacacttcttggtgagaaagatcatgcgacTCGGTTATTATTGGCTGACCATAGAGTCTGACTGCATTCAACACGTACGACGGTGTCACTAGTGCCAAATTTATGGAGACAGGATAAATGCCCCTCCAATtgaacttcaccaaatgtctcaaccctggcccttttcaatgtggggaattgacgtgatcgggcccattaaccccaaagcttcaaatgggcatcgatttATCTTGGTGGCGATAGATTATTTTACCAAGTGGATCGAGGCCAACTCGTATGTTAATGTTACTGCCAAGAATGTGGCAAAGTTCATTCGTCGTGACATTATCGCTCGTTACGGGGTGCCGGAGGCGATCATTACCGACAACGGCACTAATTTGAATAACAAAGTCGTAGATGGTTTGTTTAGTGAGTTTCGAATTAAGCACCTGAACTCGTCACCGTACCGTCCTCAGATGAATGGAGCGGTGGAGGCAGCAAAcaagaatataaagaaaatcttatcaaagaccgctgaaaattatcgtgattggcatgaTAGGCTCCCTTACGCACTAATGGCGTACCGAACTTCTATTCGCACCTCCACAGGGGCAACTCCTTTCTCACTCGTATACGGGATGGAGGCAGTCTTGCCtgttgaagttgaagtcccTTCTTTAAGGATCCTTTCTCAATCTACGCTTGATG GCGAGTGGATGCAACAGAGGCATGAGCAGTTAAACATGATCgatgagaagagattgcaagCTATGTGTCATGGTCAGTGCTATCAGAGACGAGTCGCAAAAGCCTTTAACCGAAAGGTTCGTCCCAGACACTTCGAAGTCAATGACTTGGTGTTGAGGAAGGTGCTTCCGATCATACCAGATCCTCGTGGCAAATTCACCCCGAATTACGAAGGACCGTATGTTATTAAGAAGATTCTTCCTGGTGGTGccatgattttagttgaaatggatggcaGTGAATTGCCTAGACTTGTAAACGCTGATGCAGTTAAgaagtattttccatga